One window of Salegentibacter sp. Hel_I_6 genomic DNA carries:
- a CDS encoding metallophosphatase, translating into MVQIKLLFHAYMGNINTIFKLTFLLFITGFSATAQVTPGEEDPKTLEHTYYLAGNIGNDLTGEGKILLENIVEASKKDKEATLLVPGNFLPADGFPKNEKERETQKQFLKENLLDAVREFNGKVIFTPGRNEWTKGGQNRIDDLESFLQDSQSNIEVWPDDGCPLEQEDITDDVILITVDTQWYLENWDEHPNMNSKCDIKTRERFFTEFKDDIKDAHGKTILVSLPHPIMSNSKRSFVEKIGGFSPQDYQNKEHSYLRGRLETLASQFDNVIFLSGVDGNLQYLEDDGIPQIISGTTGKNNNLKIRKDEHFGTTKNGYARLKLYKNNETLVEFFAIENPGNPIFSKMIKSDEPNWDEIEFKTKEQIGDTINASIYTEEETNKSGFYKSLIGDFYRDVYSTKIKAPVLFLDTLEGNLEPLKEGGGMQSRSLRFIGEDKHEFTIRALRKSATRFLQATTIKDHYIKDYLENTIAQRYALDLFTSAHPYARYSLKHINDLLDIYAGKPQIFYIPKQKALGLNNDEYGDELYMFEAHVGDENKEFERFGSPEDIISTTDLLEELRESKDAVPDEKAFIKNRLVDMLIGDWDRHFDQWRWAEHSQEDGKKLYKPIPRDRDFAFPNYDGFIPDLVKLGIPLVRKMETYDDNVDNVKWFNLSGYPLDQRLLKTSDLDDWMEQVNFIQSQLTDEEIDIAFEALPDAAKDESVENIKASLKARRDNLGDIAERYYKYLQEFQVLTGTEEDDTFIIERQANGTTEIVMINEDGKEVFRNSYNAEATDEIWIYGLEGDDTFEVIGEGNKPIKIKVIGGEENDIYDFENTKKIKLFDHKSKENTIKNPKSKKWLVDSYEINTFDPDKRKRSENKILPQADYNGDEGLSFGLMDIYTTYGLTNNPFNTQHTFKASYYFATNGFEIGYQGEFAHIFYNWNLGIEARYTSPNFAINYFGDGVDSEYDRDANGRDYNRVLIEQWEIAPSLIWRGRSGGSFYVKPMLQSRNVSYDEDRFIADVFSEENDLFNQQLYAGGEVNYRYENRDNPSYPTRGFEAEITTGYKTNIDEYNNEFAYINPSLAIDYPLHSSGIAVLASKVGGKAIIGDNYEYYDGAILGGNENLRAYRWERFNGKQSFFHTTDLRVGISRFKTNFIPLQMGVSAGFDYGRVWAEDSNSERWRNNYGGSIWINGFSAITGNLGYYYGDDGGRLTFSFNFKF; encoded by the coding sequence TTGGTTCAAATTAAACTTCTTTTTCACGCATATATGGGGAATATTAATACAATTTTCAAGCTTACATTTCTTTTATTTATTACAGGATTTTCAGCAACTGCACAGGTAACCCCTGGAGAGGAAGACCCTAAAACATTGGAACATACTTATTATTTGGCTGGAAATATAGGAAATGATCTTACCGGTGAAGGAAAAATATTATTAGAAAATATTGTGGAAGCTTCTAAAAAAGATAAGGAAGCCACTTTACTGGTACCCGGCAATTTTCTACCCGCTGATGGATTTCCAAAAAACGAAAAAGAACGTGAAACTCAAAAGCAATTTCTTAAAGAAAATCTGCTAGATGCGGTTCGGGAATTTAATGGAAAAGTGATTTTTACACCCGGGAGAAACGAGTGGACTAAAGGTGGTCAGAATAGAATAGACGATTTAGAATCTTTTCTTCAAGATAGTCAATCTAACATAGAAGTTTGGCCAGATGATGGTTGCCCATTGGAGCAAGAAGATATCACAGATGATGTAATTCTTATTACCGTAGACACACAATGGTACCTGGAAAATTGGGACGAACATCCAAATATGAACTCTAAGTGTGATATTAAAACAAGGGAACGCTTTTTTACTGAATTTAAAGATGATATTAAAGATGCCCACGGAAAAACGATCCTGGTTTCTCTTCCGCATCCTATTATGAGTAATTCTAAACGCTCATTTGTTGAAAAGATTGGCGGTTTTTCACCGCAAGATTATCAAAATAAAGAACACAGTTATTTACGGGGACGGTTGGAAACCCTGGCCAGCCAGTTTGACAATGTAATTTTTCTTTCTGGAGTTGATGGTAATTTACAATACCTGGAAGATGATGGTATCCCTCAAATTATTAGTGGTACAACAGGAAAAAATAATAATCTTAAAATTAGAAAAGATGAGCATTTTGGAACCACTAAAAATGGTTATGCTAGATTGAAACTATATAAAAACAACGAAACTTTAGTAGAGTTCTTTGCTATTGAAAATCCTGGAAACCCAATTTTCAGTAAAATGATAAAAAGCGACGAACCCAATTGGGATGAAATTGAATTCAAAACTAAGGAACAAATTGGCGATACTATAAACGCATCAATTTATACTGAAGAAGAAACAAACAAATCAGGATTTTATAAGTCTCTAATTGGTGATTTTTACAGAGACGTTTATAGCACTAAAATTAAAGCCCCAGTTCTTTTTCTGGATACTTTGGAAGGTAATCTTGAACCTCTAAAAGAAGGCGGCGGGATGCAATCGCGTTCTTTGCGATTTATTGGAGAGGATAAACATGAATTTACCATACGTGCTTTGCGAAAAAGTGCCACTAGATTTCTACAGGCTACCACAATTAAAGATCATTATATAAAAGATTATTTAGAAAATACTATTGCTCAACGCTATGCTTTAGACCTTTTTACCAGCGCGCACCCTTATGCCCGTTACTCCTTAAAACACATCAATGATCTATTGGATATTTACGCCGGGAAACCTCAAATATTCTATATCCCAAAACAAAAAGCTTTAGGACTCAACAACGACGAATATGGTGATGAACTCTATATGTTTGAAGCCCACGTAGGAGACGAAAACAAAGAGTTTGAAAGATTTGGTTCTCCTGAAGATATTATAAGCACTACCGATTTACTTGAGGAATTAAGAGAAAGCAAAGATGCAGTTCCCGATGAAAAAGCATTTATAAAAAATAGACTTGTAGATATGCTTATTGGCGACTGGGACAGGCATTTTGATCAATGGCGATGGGCTGAACATTCACAAGAAGATGGGAAGAAGCTTTATAAACCAATTCCCAGAGACAGAGATTTTGCCTTCCCAAACTACGATGGCTTTATTCCAGATTTAGTAAAATTAGGAATACCCTTGGTAAGAAAAATGGAAACTTACGACGATAATGTTGATAATGTAAAATGGTTTAATCTCTCTGGATATCCATTGGACCAGCGCTTATTGAAAACTTCAGATCTGGACGATTGGATGGAGCAGGTAAACTTTATTCAATCTCAACTTACCGATGAGGAGATAGATATTGCTTTTGAAGCTTTGCCCGATGCAGCTAAAGACGAAAGTGTAGAAAATATAAAAGCAAGTCTTAAAGCGAGGAGAGACAACCTAGGCGATATCGCCGAGCGATATTACAAGTACCTTCAGGAATTCCAGGTTTTAACCGGAACCGAAGAAGACGATACTTTTATTATTGAAAGACAGGCAAACGGAACTACTGAAATTGTGATGATTAATGAAGATGGTAAAGAAGTGTTCAGGAATTCTTACAATGCTGAAGCTACCGATGAAATTTGGATATATGGCCTTGAGGGGGACGACACTTTTGAAGTTATTGGAGAAGGAAATAAACCAATAAAAATCAAAGTGATAGGAGGAGAAGAGAACGACATCTATGATTTTGAGAATACTAAAAAAATCAAATTGTTTGATCATAAAAGCAAAGAGAATACCATCAAAAACCCTAAATCTAAAAAATGGTTGGTAGATTCATACGAGATCAACACCTTTGACCCAGACAAACGTAAGCGTAGTGAAAATAAAATCCTCCCACAGGCAGATTATAATGGCGATGAAGGATTATCTTTTGGGTTAATGGATATTTATACTACTTACGGCCTTACAAATAATCCTTTTAATACTCAACATACATTTAAAGCTTCTTATTATTTTGCCACTAATGGATTTGAAATAGGATATCAGGGAGAATTTGCACATATTTTCTACAACTGGAATCTTGGAATAGAAGCAAGATACACCAGCCCTAATTTCGCCATCAATTATTTTGGAGATGGTGTAGACTCTGAATATGACAGGGATGCCAATGGGCGAGACTATAATCGGGTTCTCATTGAACAGTGGGAAATAGCACCGTCATTAATATGGCGTGGTAGATCTGGAGGCAGCTTTTATGTGAAACCAATGTTACAATCCAGGAATGTATCTTATGATGAAGATCGTTTTATTGCCGATGTTTTTTCTGAAGAAAACGATCTTTTCAACCAACAGCTATATGCTGGAGGAGAAGTTAATTACCGGTATGAAAACAGGGACAACCCATCTTACCCAACTCGCGGATTTGAAGCTGAAATCACCACAGGTTATAAAACCAATATAGATGAGTACAACAATGAGTTTGCCTACATAAATCCAAGCCTCGCTATAGACTATCCTTTACACTCAAGCGGGATTGCCGTATTGGCTTCTAAAGTAGGAGGTAAAGCAATCATTGGTGATAACTATGAATATTACGACGGAGCCATATTAGGCGGAAATGAAAATTTAAGAGCTTACCGATGGGAACGTTTCAACGGGAAACAATCGTTCTTCCATACCACAGATCTTCGCGTGGGTATAAGCAGATTCAAAACTAATTTTATTCCATTGCAAATGGGAGTAAGCGCAGGATTTGATTATGGACGTGTTTGGGCTGAAGATTCTAATTCTGAAAGATGGAGAAACAATTATGGTGGTTCTATTTGGATAAACGGCTTTAGTGCCATCACCGGAAATCTTGGTTATTATTATGGAGACGATGGTGGCCGACTTACCTTCAGTTTCAATTTTAAATTTTGA
- a CDS encoding hemerythrin domain-containing protein — protein sequence MVPPRDKPIKRHKAIQPLSREHHQGLLLCWKIRKGFETGVEPQRIKKYTDWFWENQLQEHFRIEEKYVFPVLSAQDVLVKQALEEHEHLAALFCQDTEISFALEMIKNDLEGHIRFEERVLFNKIQEEASAEELQHIQEHHEKEISCGLWEDEFWK from the coding sequence ATGGTACCGCCAAGAGATAAACCTATAAAAAGACATAAGGCTATTCAACCTTTGAGTAGAGAACATCACCAGGGGCTTTTGCTCTGCTGGAAAATTAGGAAAGGTTTTGAAACCGGCGTGGAACCGCAACGCATAAAAAAATATACCGATTGGTTTTGGGAAAACCAGTTACAAGAACATTTTAGAATTGAAGAAAAATATGTTTTTCCGGTTTTGAGCGCTCAGGATGTGTTGGTAAAACAGGCCCTGGAAGAACATGAACATCTGGCCGCCTTATTTTGTCAGGACACTGAAATATCGTTTGCTCTCGAGATGATTAAAAACGACCTGGAAGGACATATCAGGTTTGAAGAGCGGGTGCTTTTTAATAAAATCCAGGAAGAAGCTTCAGCTGAAGAGCTTCAGCATATTCAGGAACACCACGAAAAAGAAATTTCTTGCGGCCTTTGGGAAGATGAATTCTGGAAATAA
- a CDS encoding short-chain fatty acid transporter, whose product MNLSNFIENTFKKLIPAPFTLAVLLTLITLFVAFFFTGETNTNSAIQILDFWQTGMWDPALIVFMVQMMLILVVGHILVLSKPVSWLTSQLTKIVAGNASAVIIVSVSTMLVAFFNWGLGLIFGAIMARKVAEAASNRGFKINYPLIGAAGYVGLMVWHGGMSGSAPLKAAEEGHLASLFPGADAAFISQLPNSLPTSSTIFSSWNLLIFGTLLVLIPLTLYLLSRISGTKTVKIETETKTNHIAKITGAEKLDHSKSLRLIFGFLLLAAFFASYSDEISAGNLTPNMLNFLMLCLCILLHESFASFLKALEEAIGGAAAILIQFPLYFGIMGIMRETGLVSDISGFFVSIATDVSLPVYSFFSAGLVNIFVPSGGGQWAVQGPIILESALKLGVPLNKAVMALAYGDQITNMLQPFWALPLLAITKLKAREILPYTLVMMLVGSFVYIAGLLLV is encoded by the coding sequence TTGAATCTTAGCAATTTTATAGAAAATACCTTTAAAAAACTTATCCCAGCACCCTTTACTTTAGCGGTGTTACTTACGTTAATCACCCTTTTTGTCGCGTTCTTCTTTACGGGAGAAACCAATACTAATTCTGCTATTCAAATCCTTGATTTCTGGCAAACCGGGATGTGGGATCCTGCACTTATTGTTTTTATGGTGCAAATGATGCTCATTTTGGTTGTGGGGCACATCTTAGTACTAAGCAAACCCGTTTCCTGGCTTACGAGTCAGTTAACTAAAATAGTAGCCGGAAATGCGAGCGCAGTAATTATCGTTTCGGTTTCAACCATGTTAGTCGCATTTTTTAACTGGGGACTGGGATTGATCTTTGGAGCAATTATGGCGAGGAAAGTTGCCGAAGCCGCTTCAAATAGAGGCTTCAAAATTAATTATCCCTTAATTGGTGCCGCCGGTTATGTAGGTTTAATGGTTTGGCACGGAGGAATGAGCGGTAGCGCCCCATTAAAAGCCGCTGAAGAGGGTCATTTAGCCAGTCTCTTTCCGGGTGCAGATGCGGCGTTTATTTCACAATTGCCCAATAGTCTTCCCACATCAAGTACAATTTTTTCTTCCTGGAATTTATTGATTTTCGGAACTTTATTGGTGTTAATTCCGCTTACGCTGTATTTGCTTTCCAGAATCAGCGGAACGAAAACGGTGAAAATTGAAACTGAAACAAAAACAAATCATATCGCAAAGATTACCGGTGCCGAAAAACTGGATCATTCAAAATCGCTAAGATTGATCTTTGGATTTCTTCTTCTCGCCGCTTTTTTCGCCAGTTATTCTGATGAAATTTCCGCAGGAAACCTTACGCCTAATATGCTGAATTTTCTAATGCTTTGCTTGTGTATTTTATTACATGAGTCTTTTGCTTCATTTTTAAAAGCTTTAGAAGAAGCCATTGGGGGAGCGGCGGCTATTTTAATTCAGTTTCCTTTGTATTTTGGGATAATGGGCATAATGCGGGAAACGGGTTTGGTGAGTGATATTTCTGGGTTTTTCGTGAGTATCGCAACCGATGTTAGTTTGCCGGTTTATAGCTTCTTTAGCGCTGGCCTCGTAAATATTTTTGTTCCCAGTGGCGGTGGGCAATGGGCGGTGCAGGGCCCAATAATTTTAGAAAGTGCATTAAAACTTGGAGTGCCACTTAATAAAGCCGTGATGGCTTTGGCCTATGGAGACCAGATAACCAATATGCTGCAACCTTTCTGGGCGTTGCCATTACTTGCCATCACCAAACTAAAAGCCCGTGAAATCCTTCCCTATACGCTGGTAATGATGTTGGTGGGAAGTTTTGTTTATATAGCAGGATTGCTATTGGTATAA
- a CDS encoding glycoside hydrolase family 97 protein, with translation MKSRLILSLLCLVVFGSMQAQKLESPNGNLEMNFSLQEDGTPVYNLEFEGQTIIEKSKLGLELKEGQPLTANFSIENTEKSTFNETWTPVWGEESEIENHYNELVVHLNQEDSERKMLIRFRLFNDGLGFRYEFPQQDNLAHFVISDEKTEFAMTGDHTVFWIAGDYDTQEYDYTESKLSEIRGLMAEAVTANVSQKSFSPTGVQTSLMLKTEDGLYINLHEAALLDYPAMHLNLDDETMVFESWLTPDVNGDKAYMIAPGKTPWRTIIVSDAAKDILSSRITYNLNEPSKIEDTSWIKPMKYMGVWWEMITGMSSWDYTDEFAAVKLGETDFEAAEPNDTHAANTENVKRYIDFASEHGFDGLLVEGWNVGWEDWFGNSKDYVFDFVTPYPDFDVDEIREYAKSKDVEMIMHHETSASVRNYERHLDTAYKFMKANNYNAVKTGYVGDILPRGENHYSQWIVNHYQYALEKAAEYEIMINAHEAVRPTGIARTWPNLIANESARGTEYQAFGGNKPNHVTVLPFTRLIGGPMDYTPGIFKMDISKLNPDNNSHVNSTLANQLALYVTMYSPLQMAADLPKHYEQFMDAFQFIKDVAIDWEKSVYLEAEPGDYITIARKEKDGNNWFVGNVNGLTPRTSEIEFDFLEKGKTYIATVYADAEDAHYKDNPQAYEIKKYRVNSKSELSQKSAPGGGYAISIMEASKDEVKDLEKL, from the coding sequence ATGAAAAGTAGATTAATATTAAGCCTGCTATGCCTGGTTGTTTTTGGAAGTATGCAAGCTCAAAAACTGGAATCTCCTAACGGAAATCTCGAGATGAATTTCTCCCTTCAGGAAGATGGTACTCCGGTTTATAACCTGGAGTTTGAAGGACAAACTATTATTGAAAAAAGTAAGCTTGGCTTAGAGTTAAAAGAAGGGCAGCCGCTTACCGCAAACTTTAGCATAGAAAACACCGAAAAATCTACTTTTAACGAAACCTGGACACCGGTTTGGGGTGAAGAAAGTGAGATTGAAAATCATTATAATGAACTTGTTGTACATTTAAATCAGGAAGATTCAGAACGAAAAATGCTGATTCGTTTCCGATTGTTCAATGACGGGCTTGGGTTTAGATACGAATTTCCGCAGCAAGACAATCTTGCGCATTTCGTAATTTCAGATGAAAAAACCGAATTTGCCATGACCGGAGATCACACCGTTTTTTGGATCGCCGGTGACTATGATACCCAGGAATACGATTATACCGAAAGTAAACTTTCAGAAATAAGAGGCTTGATGGCAGAGGCGGTAACCGCCAATGTTTCTCAAAAATCATTCTCGCCCACAGGAGTGCAAACTTCGCTGATGCTTAAAACCGAAGACGGTCTGTATATAAATTTACACGAAGCCGCTTTATTAGATTATCCTGCAATGCACTTAAACCTGGACGACGAAACTATGGTTTTTGAATCCTGGTTAACACCAGATGTAAATGGTGATAAAGCCTATATGATCGCTCCCGGAAAAACACCCTGGAGAACTATAATTGTTAGTGATGCGGCAAAAGATATTCTTTCTTCCAGAATCACTTATAACCTAAATGAACCCAGTAAGATTGAAGATACTTCGTGGATCAAACCAATGAAATATATGGGCGTTTGGTGGGAAATGATCACAGGAATGAGCTCCTGGGACTATACCGATGAATTTGCCGCAGTAAAACTTGGTGAAACCGATTTTGAAGCCGCTGAACCTAATGACACTCACGCAGCAAATACCGAGAACGTAAAAAGATATATAGATTTTGCTTCGGAACACGGTTTTGACGGACTTTTAGTTGAAGGTTGGAATGTAGGTTGGGAAGATTGGTTTGGAAATTCTAAAGATTATGTCTTCGATTTTGTAACACCTTACCCAGATTTTGATGTAGATGAAATTAGAGAATATGCAAAAAGCAAAGACGTGGAAATGATTATGCACCACGAAACGTCGGCTTCGGTTAGAAATTACGAAAGGCACTTAGATACGGCTTACAAGTTTATGAAAGCCAATAATTACAACGCGGTTAAAACCGGTTATGTAGGCGATATTCTTCCAAGAGGAGAAAACCATTATAGCCAGTGGATTGTAAATCATTATCAATATGCGCTTGAAAAAGCCGCGGAATATGAGATTATGATCAACGCGCACGAAGCTGTTAGACCAACCGGAATTGCCAGAACCTGGCCAAACCTTATCGCCAACGAATCGGCTCGTGGAACTGAATACCAGGCCTTCGGCGGAAATAAACCAAATCACGTGACCGTTTTGCCTTTTACACGTTTAATTGGTGGGCCGATGGATTATACACCTGGAATTTTTAAAATGGATATCAGTAAACTGAATCCAGATAACAATTCTCACGTAAACAGCACCCTGGCGAATCAGTTGGCTTTGTATGTGACGATGTATTCGCCTTTGCAAATGGCAGCCGATTTGCCTAAGCATTATGAGCAGTTTATGGATGCATTTCAGTTTATAAAAGATGTGGCTATAGATTGGGAAAAAAGTGTTTACCTGGAAGCTGAGCCGGGAGATTATATTACGATTGCCCGAAAAGAAAAAGACGGAAATAACTGGTTTGTAGGTAATGTAAACGGACTTACGCCAAGAACTTCCGAAATTGAATTTGATTTCCTTGAAAAAGGAAAAACTTATATCGCTACGGTTTATGCTGATGCTGAAGATGCGCATTATAAAGATAATCCGCAGGCTTATGAGATTAAAAAATATCGCGTGAACAGTAAGTCTGAGCTTTCACAAAAATCTGCTCCCGGTGGCGGTTATGCGATAAGCATTATGGAAGCCAGTAAAGATGAAGTAAAAGATTTGGAGAAACTGTAG
- a CDS encoding DUF4249 domain-containing protein, which yields MFLGKYKIVMFFAFCCLFQSCVEPIEFEPDEYEDILAVRTTITDSLETQKVYLSRTFSFGEDGPSPEGNATVWITDDAGNEYEFRETETGEYHSINQFRAQPGIDYQLQINTTNGASYNSEPTQLSSSTPIDNVEAQRLTVNGEDGIAIEVDNYNTGEATAFYRYEYEETYKIVSRYRSDYDLIYEDEQLKVVPNTRDERICYNTLNSTNYILANTSALSQNNLENFLVKFVETANPKLSQRYSLLVRQIAISRDAHYYYTTMERLSGNDNLFSQNQPGFVEGNIISDNPDLKVLGYFNVSSVSTKRIYFDYQDFYSIDDPRSHFSQDCNPATPSTHPDEIGSLIALVEIDYVRLLRTTPNATRKYEVVETECIDCTVWGTNVKPDFWEE from the coding sequence ATGTTTTTAGGAAAATATAAAATCGTAATGTTCTTTGCCTTTTGCTGCCTGTTTCAGTCCTGCGTAGAACCTATAGAGTTTGAGCCCGATGAATATGAAGATATTCTCGCAGTAAGGACTACTATAACCGATAGCTTAGAAACCCAAAAAGTTTATTTGAGTCGAACTTTTTCTTTTGGAGAAGATGGCCCGTCACCCGAGGGCAATGCCACGGTATGGATCACTGATGATGCTGGGAACGAATATGAATTTAGGGAAACCGAAACTGGGGAATATCACTCGATAAATCAATTTCGGGCACAGCCGGGTATAGATTATCAACTTCAAATTAATACCACTAATGGGGCTTCTTACAATTCTGAACCTACACAATTATCAAGTAGTACTCCAATAGATAATGTAGAAGCCCAGCGATTAACGGTAAACGGAGAAGATGGAATAGCTATTGAAGTAGATAATTACAATACCGGGGAAGCAACTGCATTTTATCGTTACGAATACGAAGAAACCTATAAAATAGTTTCGCGCTACAGGTCTGATTATGATCTTATTTATGAAGATGAACAATTAAAAGTTGTTCCAAATACCAGGGATGAACGAATTTGCTATAATACCTTAAATTCTACAAATTATATCCTTGCTAATACGAGCGCTTTGAGCCAAAATAATCTTGAAAATTTTCTGGTGAAATTTGTTGAGACCGCTAATCCTAAACTATCGCAACGTTATAGTTTGTTGGTAAGGCAAATTGCGATTAGCCGGGATGCACATTATTATTATACTACTATGGAAAGACTTTCTGGTAATGATAATTTGTTTTCTCAAAATCAGCCGGGTTTTGTAGAAGGAAATATTATTTCAGATAACCCCGATTTAAAAGTACTTGGCTATTTCAATGTGTCCTCGGTCTCTACCAAAAGAATTTATTTTGATTATCAGGATTTCTATAGTATAGATGATCCCAGGTCTCATTTTAGCCAAGACTGCAATCCAGCAACTCCTTCAACTCATCCAGACGAAATTGGAAGTCTAATTGCTTTAGTGGAAATAGATTACGTGAGATTACTTAGAACAACACCAAATGCAACCAGGAAATATGAAGTAGTGGAAACTGAATGTATAGATTGTACTGTATGGGGTACCAATGTAAAACCAGATTTTTGGGAAGAATAA